A stretch of DNA from Brevibacillus ruminantium:
TTTGTTGTCATGCAGACGAAAGCCAATCGTCGGCCAACGGGGAATGCCGGGGACGTCAAATAGCCACACGGGATAATTGCTCAAAAGCGCCCCATCCACGATATAATGCCAAACTCCTTCTCTCATGATCTTCGCAGGCTGAAAAAAGTAGGGGATCGAAGAAGACATCCGAACAGCGCGAGCAACCGAAAAACGTTCCGGAATGTAATCAAAATGAACGAGGTCATCCGGCAGTATCAGCATTTTTCCCGAAGTGATATCCGATGCGATGATTCGCAGTTTATCCTGGGGCAAATCGCCAAAGGTGCGAATTCCTTTTTTTCGCAGCAGTTCTTCGATGAAGCATTCCAAGCGGTCAGTCCGGTAGATTCCTTCCCGAAAAAACAGCTCATACAGAGGACCGACCACGGGGAGGCGTCCCATGCCTCTTCGTTCCAAAAACAGCAGGTAATCCAGCTTTTCAAAAATAGGGCGCAGCTCCTTGCTCTTATATCCCGCGCTGACCAGTGCTGCCACGATCGCTCCCGCCGAAGTCCCGGCTACTCTTTGCCACTCAAATCCATGCTTCTCCATGAC
This window harbors:
- a CDS encoding patatin-like phospholipase family protein, with the translated sequence MKADAVFEGGGVKGIAFVGALEVMEKHGFEWQRVAGTSAGAIVAALVSAGYKSKELRPIFEKLDYLLFLERRGMGRLPVVGPLYELFFREGIYRTDRLECFIEELLRKKGIRTFGDLPQDKLRIIASDITSGKMLILPDDLVHFDYIPERFSVARAVRMSSSIPYFFQPAKIMREGVWHYIVDGALLSNYPVWLFDVPGIPRWPTIGFRLHDNKVEREAYRIRGLYSFTRQLIVTMLDAHDRLYVDRAHAVRTIFLNTLGVRTTQFQLSPDLRNRLFESGVQSATRFMEQWNFDQYIEVFRKNPPSTEKTGNLV